The Gemmata palustris genome includes a region encoding these proteins:
- a CDS encoding DUF2924 domain-containing protein, which produces MEINVAKELAALQRLTPTDLRARYAEVFGEPTTTGNRTWLVRRIAWRLQVLAEGDLSARARTRAVQLARDADIRLIPPKGSTASAGPVHTGTVPRDTSDARLPPPGSVITRAYKGATVHVKVLPTGFEYDGRVFPSLSAVAKAVTGTHCNGFHFFKLNKPERA; this is translated from the coding sequence GTGGAGATCAATGTCGCCAAGGAACTCGCCGCGCTCCAGCGGCTCACGCCCACGGACCTGCGCGCGCGGTACGCGGAGGTGTTCGGGGAGCCGACCACGACCGGGAACCGCACGTGGCTCGTGCGCCGCATCGCGTGGCGCCTGCAAGTGCTCGCCGAGGGCGACCTCTCGGCCCGGGCCCGGACCCGAGCAGTGCAACTGGCCCGGGACGCGGACATCCGCCTGATCCCGCCCAAGGGGAGCACCGCTTCCGCCGGACCCGTGCATACCGGCACCGTGCCCAGGGACACGAGCGACGCGCGCCTGCCCCCGCCCGGGAGCGTGATTACCCGCGCGTACAAGGGCGCCACGGTCCACGTGAAGGTGCTCCCCACCGGGTTCGAGTACGACGGGCGCGTGTTCCCCTCGCTCAGCGCCGTGGCCAAGGCCGTCACCGGCACCCACTGCAACGGGTTCCACTTCTTCAAACTCAACAAACCGGAGCGCGCATGA